The following proteins are co-located in the Hypanus sabinus isolate sHypSab1 chromosome Y, sHypSab1.hap1, whole genome shotgun sequence genome:
- the LOC132385326 gene encoding chromobox protein homolog 5-like produces the protein MGKKVKKKLEDVSSDDEEEYVVERVLDRRVVRGRVEFLLKWKGFSEADNTWEPEKNLDCPELIGEFLKTCSKGKENGAGSQDRLDGGKRKSAIINGNEELRTKKRKEDEDCVRGFDRGLEPEKIIGATDSCGELMFLMKWKDSDEADLVLAKEANVKCPQIVIAFYEERLTWHAYPAEEEEKREDSQAS, from the exons ATGGGCAAGAAGGTGAAGAAGAAACTAGAGGACGTCTCCTCAGATGACGAGGAGGAGTATGTGGTGGAAAGAGTGCTGGATCGCAGGGTGGTGAGGGGCCGTGTGGAGTTTCTTCTGAAGTGGAAAGGCTTCTCTGA GGCTGATAATACTTGGGAGCCAGAGAAGAATCTCGACTGCCCAGAACTGATTGGGGAGTTTCTGAAAACCTGCAGCAAGGGCAAGGAAAATGGCGCTGGTTCTCAGGACAGACTGGACGGTGGCAAGCGCAAGTCTGCCATCATCAACGGCAATGAGGAGCTCAGAACCAAGAAGAGAAAAGAG GATGAGGATTGTGTGCGGGGTTTTGACCGTGGGCTGGAACCGGAGAAGATCATTGGAGCCACGGACTCCTGTGGGGAACTGATGTTCCTGATGAAATG GAAGGACTCAGATGAGGCTGATCTGGTCCTGGCCAAGGAGGCCAACGTCAAGTGTCCTCAAATCGTCATTGCCTTCTACGAGGAGCGTCTGACATGGCACGCCTACCCTgctgaggaggaggagaagagggaagATTCGCAGGCCAGCTAG